A genomic segment from Yimella sp. cx-51 encodes:
- a CDS encoding DUF3817 domain-containing protein, which produces MSEQVPVVIDDPQRVRSALKFFRITAIIAGLALVVLVVEMVLKYGMNNDVLSWWSPVHGLLFMGFAAATYNLGTKMRWPMGRMVGYLLTAFVPFLSFWLEHKVTREVEAQLAAEAR; this is translated from the coding sequence ATGTCTGAGCAGGTCCCAGTTGTCATCGACGATCCGCAGCGGGTGCGTAGCGCGCTGAAGTTCTTCCGGATCACGGCGATCATCGCCGGCCTCGCGCTGGTCGTGCTGGTGGTCGAGATGGTGCTGAAGTACGGCATGAACAACGACGTTCTGTCGTGGTGGTCGCCGGTGCACGGACTGCTCTTCATGGGCTTCGCTGCAGCCACCTACAACCTGGGTACGAAGATGCGTTGGCCGATGGGCCGGATGGTGGGTTACCTGCTGACCGCCTTCGTGCCGTTCTTGTCGTTCTGGCTCGAGCACAAGGTCACTCGCGAGGTGGAGGCTCAGCTCGCTGCGGAGGCTCGATAG